A single region of the Longimicrobium sp. genome encodes:
- a CDS encoding cupredoxin domain-containing protein, translating into MIRSIRISLAALAVAGTLVSGGCSSGGGSGGGGGGVTNPPGVIEIHATAGNRFTPSTLTVTRGTTVRWVADASSGHTVTPDNAAQPGVFSSASIGSAGDTFEFTFNTAGDFSYHCIPHQSLGMTGVVHVQ; encoded by the coding sequence ATGATCCGCAGCATCCGTATTTCCCTGGCCGCGCTCGCCGTCGCCGGAACCCTGGTCTCCGGCGGCTGCAGCAGCGGCGGCGGCTCGGGCGGTGGCGGCGGCGGCGTCACCAACCCGCCCGGCGTCATCGAGATCCACGCCACCGCCGGCAACCGCTTCACCCCCAGCACGCTGACCGTGACCAGGGGGACGACGGTGCGGTGGGTGGCCGACGCCAGCTCCGGCCACACCGTCACCCCCGACAACGCGGCGCAGCCCGGCGTGTTCAGCAGCGCCAGCATCGGCTCGGCGGGCGACACCTTCGAGTTCACCTTCAACACCGCGGGCGATTTCAGCTACCACTGCATCCCCCACCAGTCGCTGGGGATGACGGGCGTGGTGCACGTGCAGTGA